The following coding sequences lie in one Scatophagus argus isolate fScaArg1 chromosome 9, fScaArg1.pri, whole genome shotgun sequence genomic window:
- the LOC124065109 gene encoding doublecortin domain-containing protein 2-like isoform X1 — translation MMPRLHRGGTTETCLPFIITCCAAVHTKRPPSQTAMSSEKPNFLSQPVVKSVFMFRNGDPYYEARRIVINQKRVSNFETLLREVTGGVQAPFGAVRNIYTPRGGHKVDCLESLKSGEQYVAAGREKFKRLDYQQIGSRRKRMMQTLPMQAKPLPQNRIIASARFLKPIKEPCTIFVAANGDVLNPTMRLLIHQRMLGQFDRILEMITEKMGLRVLGGVRSLYTYEGHQVTDGNQLESGQLYVAVGREKFKKLPYSDLLFTKPRGIRRVNGMKAYSLPPIYRFSKQNGNGKSTIRSSDSADGDSKDSPPRHNGSNKEHLSSIVREISQARLISLRKKKSGQSMTLSISDNADSESKADDGNTEDKTPQDQLAEAKPADDDTKAAEESCEKAEESEEAAAEHTTEDTSTKKEEKEENQETNGEEEKPADDDTKAAEESGEKAEESEEAAAEHTTEDASTKKEEKEENQETNGEEEVGEEKKESDEQNAVKQGEAVAGSEEKEEEVEGEVKEEVRSEEQGSSSSNGDKIQDSIEKEDGSHTSSEHEKDEQEKNTEEEKQDKDSGRTEKSSEEQVNDGEEGEKQKETENSNDQEKTQSDNETKENNNSRSSSSNSYQEEDLSKTKEGATKESEEEEKNVNGEVSGEDDEVESEAELDMEEENSASQKDATVNGDKGEDGDSDSQDKSKKESD, via the exons ATGATGCCTCGCCTACATCGTGGAGGAACTACAGAGACCTGTTTGCCTTTTATCATCACCTGCTGCGCAGCGGTGCACACTAAGCGG CCTCCTTCTCAGACAGCGATGAGTTCGGAGAAGCCAAACTTTCTATCACAGCCCGTCGTGAAGAGCGTTTTCATGTTCCGCAATGGTGATCCTTACTACGAGGCTCGGCGGATTGTGATAAACCAAAAGAGGGTGTCCAACTTTGAGACTTTGCTGAGAGAGGTGACCGGCGGGGTACAAGCACCGTTTGGAGCGGTGAGAAACATCTACACGCCGAGAGGAGGCCATAAAGTAGACTGCTTGGAGAGTCTGAAGAGCGGGGAGCAGTACGTCGCTGCTGGGAGGGAGAAATTCAAACGGCTGGA ttACCAACAAATTGGCTCaagaaggaagaggatgatgCAGACCCTTCCAATGCAG GCCAAACCGCTGCCGCAGAATCGCATCATTGCATCAGCTCGATTCCTCAAACCCATCAAGGAGCCATGTACAATATT tgTGGCAGCAAACGGAGATGTCTTGAACCCCACCATGAGGCTTTTGATCCACCAGAGGATGCTTGGCCAGTTTGACAGAATATTAGAGATGATCACAGAGAAGATGGGTTTGAGAGTCCTGGGCGGTGTCCGAAG TCTCTACACCTATGAAGGCCACCAGGTGACTGATGGGAACCAGCTGGAGAGTGGTCAGCTTTATGTGGCTGTAGGAAGAGAAAAGTTTAAGAAGCTGCCCTACAGTGACCTGCTCTTCACCAAACCCAGAGGGATACGGAGGGTCAATgg AATGAAAGCTTACTCTCTGCCACCTATCTACAGGTTCTCCAAGCAGAATGGAAAT GGTAAGTCGACGATCCGTAGCAGCGATAGTGCAGATGGAGACTCCAAGGACTCTCCTCCGCGCCATAATGGCAGCAACAAGGAGCATCTGTCCTCCATCGTCAGAGAGATCTCTCAGGCCAGACTCATCTCCCTCCGGAAGAAGAAGAGTGGACAAAGCATGACCCTCAGCATCTCTGATAATG CTGACTCTGAATCAAAGGCTGATGATGGAAATACTGAGGACAAAACCCCTCAAGACCAGCTGGCCGAAGCG AAACCTGCAGATGATGATACAAAAGCTGCAGAGGAGAGCTGTGAAAAGGCAGAAGAGAgtgaggaggctgctgctgaacacacaACAGAAGACACTTCCactaaaaaagaggaaaaggaggaaaaccAGGAGACAAATGGTGAAGAAGAG AAACCTGCAGATGATGATACAAAAGCTGCAGAGGAGAGCGGTGAAAAGGCAGAAGAGAgtgaggaggctgctgctgaacacacaACAGAAGACGCTTCCactaaaaaagaggaaaaggaggaaaaccAGGAGACAAATGGTGAAGAAGAGGTaggggaagagaagaaggaaagtgATGAGCAAAATGCTGTTAAACAGGGGGAGGCAGTAGCAGGAtctgaggagaaggaagaggaggtagaaggagaagtgaaagaggaggTTAGGAGTGAGGAGCAGGGGTCCAGCAGTAGTAATGGTGATAAGATCCAGGACAGTATAGAGAAAGAGGATGGAAGCCATACCTCTTCTGAGCATGAAAAGGATGAGcaagagaaaaatacagaggaagagaagcaaGATAAAGACAGCGGAAGGACGGAGAAAAGCAGTGAGGAGCAAGTtaatgatggagaggagggtgagaaacagaaagagacagaaaacagcaacgACCAAGAGAAGACTCAGTCAGATAACGAGACAAAAGAGAACAATAACAGCAGGAGCAGTAGTAGCAACAGTTACCAGGAAGAAGAtctaagcaaaacaaaagagggagCTACCAAAGAgtcagaagaagaggagaaaaatgtgaatgGAGAGGTCAGTGGAGAAGATGATGAGGTGGAAAGTGAAGCAGAGCTGGACATGGAGGAGGAAAATTCAGCCAGTCAAAAAGATGCCACAGTGAATGGAGATAAAGGGGAGGATGGAGATTCAGACAGTCAAGATAAAAGCAAGAAAGAGTCGGATtag
- the LOC124065109 gene encoding doublecortin domain-containing protein 2-like isoform X4, whose protein sequence is MMPRLHRGGTTETCLPFIITCCAAVHTKRPPSQTAMSSEKPNFLSQPVVKSVFMFRNGDPYYEARRIVINQKRVSNFETLLREVTGGVQAPFGAVRNIYTPRGGHKVDCLESLKSGEQYVAAGREKFKRLDYQQIGSRRKRMMQTLPMQAKPLPQNRIIASARFLKPIKEPCTIFVAANGDVLNPTMRLLIHQRMLGQFDRILEMITEKMGLRVLGGVRSLYTYEGHQVTDGNQLESGQLYVAVGREKFKKLPYSDLLFTKPRGIRRVNGMKAYSLPPIYRFSKQNGNGKSTIRSSDSADGDSKDSPPRHNGSNKEHLSSIVREISQARLISLRKKKSGQSMTLSISDNADSESKADDGNTEDKTPQDQLAEAKPADDDTKAAEESCEKAEESEEAAAEHTTEDTSTKKEEKEENQETNGEEEVGEEKKESDEQNAVKQGEAVAGSEEKEEEVEGEVKEEVRSEEQGSSSSNGDKIQDSIEKEDGSHTSSEHEKDEQEKNTEEEKQDKDSGRTEKSSEEQVNDGEEGEKQKETENSNDQEKTQSDNETKENNNSRSSSSNSYQEEDLSKTKEGATKESEEEEKNVNGEVSGEDDEVESEAELDMEEENSASQKDATVNGEKGEDGDSDSQDKSKKESD, encoded by the exons ATGATGCCTCGCCTACATCGTGGAGGAACTACAGAGACCTGTTTGCCTTTTATCATCACCTGCTGCGCAGCGGTGCACACTAAGCGG CCTCCTTCTCAGACAGCGATGAGTTCGGAGAAGCCAAACTTTCTATCACAGCCCGTCGTGAAGAGCGTTTTCATGTTCCGCAATGGTGATCCTTACTACGAGGCTCGGCGGATTGTGATAAACCAAAAGAGGGTGTCCAACTTTGAGACTTTGCTGAGAGAGGTGACCGGCGGGGTACAAGCACCGTTTGGAGCGGTGAGAAACATCTACACGCCGAGAGGAGGCCATAAAGTAGACTGCTTGGAGAGTCTGAAGAGCGGGGAGCAGTACGTCGCTGCTGGGAGGGAGAAATTCAAACGGCTGGA ttACCAACAAATTGGCTCaagaaggaagaggatgatgCAGACCCTTCCAATGCAG GCCAAACCGCTGCCGCAGAATCGCATCATTGCATCAGCTCGATTCCTCAAACCCATCAAGGAGCCATGTACAATATT tgTGGCAGCAAACGGAGATGTCTTGAACCCCACCATGAGGCTTTTGATCCACCAGAGGATGCTTGGCCAGTTTGACAGAATATTAGAGATGATCACAGAGAAGATGGGTTTGAGAGTCCTGGGCGGTGTCCGAAG TCTCTACACCTATGAAGGCCACCAGGTGACTGATGGGAACCAGCTGGAGAGTGGTCAGCTTTATGTGGCTGTAGGAAGAGAAAAGTTTAAGAAGCTGCCCTACAGTGACCTGCTCTTCACCAAACCCAGAGGGATACGGAGGGTCAATgg AATGAAAGCTTACTCTCTGCCACCTATCTACAGGTTCTCCAAGCAGAATGGAAAT GGTAAGTCGACGATCCGTAGCAGCGATAGTGCAGATGGAGACTCCAAGGACTCTCCTCCGCGCCATAATGGCAGCAACAAGGAGCATCTGTCCTCCATCGTCAGAGAGATCTCTCAGGCCAGACTCATCTCCCTCCGGAAGAAGAAGAGTGGACAAAGCATGACCCTCAGCATCTCTGATAATG CTGACTCTGAATCAAAGGCTGATGATGGAAATACTGAGGACAAAACCCCTCAAGACCAGCTGGCCGAAGCG AAACCTGCAGATGATGATACAAAAGCTGCAGAGGAGAGCTGTGAAAAGGCAGAAGAGAgtgaggaggctgctgctgaacacacaACAGAAGACACTTCCactaaaaaagaggaaaaggaggaaaaccAGGAGACAAATGGTGAAGAAGAGGTaggggaagagaagaaggaaagtgATGAGCAAAATGCTGTTAAACAGGGGGAGGCAGTAGCAGGAtctgaggagaaggaagaggaggtagaaggagaagtgaaagaggaggTTAGGAGTGAGGAGCAGGGGTCCAGCAGTAGTAATGGTGATAAGATCCAGGACAGTATAGAGAAAGAGGATGGAAGCCATACCTCTTCTGAGCATGAAAAGGATGAGcaagagaaaaatacagaggaagagaagcaaGATAAAGACAGCGGAAGGACGGAGAAAAGCAGTGAGGAGCAAGTtaatgatggagaggagggtgagaaacagaaagagacagaaaacagcaacgACCAAGAGAAGACTCAGTCAGATAACGAGACAAAAGAGAACAATAACAGCAGGAGCAGTAGTAGCAACAGTTACCAGGAAGAAGAtctaagcaaaacaaaagagggagCTACCAAAGAgtcagaagaagaggagaaaaatgtgaatgGAGAGGTCAGTGGAGAAGATGATGAGGTGGAAAGTGAAGCAGAGCTGGACATGGAGGAGGAAAATTCAGCCAGTCAAAAAGATGCCACAGTGAatggagagaaaggggaggaTGGAGATTCAGACAGTCAAGATAAAAGCAAGAAAGAGTCGGATtag
- the LOC124065109 gene encoding doublecortin domain-containing protein 2-like isoform X5, with the protein MMPRLHRGGTTETCLPFIITCCAAVHTKRPPSQTAMSSEKPNFLSQPVVKSVFMFRNGDPYYEARRIVINQKRVSNFETLLREVTGGVQAPFGAVRNIYTPRGGHKVDCLESLKSGEQYVAAGREKFKRLDYQQIGSRRKRMMQTLPMQAKPLPQNRIIASARFLKPIKEPCTIFVAANGDVLNPTMRLLIHQRMLGQFDRILEMITEKMGLRVLGGVRSLYTYEGHQVTDGNQLESGQLYVAVGREKFKKLPYSDLLFTKPRGIRRVNGMKAYSLPPIYRFSKQNGNGKSTIRSSDSADGDSKDSPPRHNGSNKEHLSSIVREISQARLISLRKKKSGQSMTLSISDNADSESKADDGNTEDKTPQDQLAEAKPADDDTKAAEESGEKAEESEEAAAEHTTEDASTKKEEKEENQETNGEEEVGEEKKESDEQNAVKQGEAVAGSEEKEEEVEGEVKEEVRSEEQGSSSSNGDKIQDSIEKEDGSHTSSEHEKDEQEKNTEEEKQDKDSGRTEKSSEEQVNDGEEGEKQKETENSNDQEKTQSDNETKENNNSRSSSSNSYQEEDLSKTKEGATKESEEEEKNVNGEVSGEDDEVESEAELDMEEENSASQKDATVNGDKGEDGDSDSQDKSKKESD; encoded by the exons ATGATGCCTCGCCTACATCGTGGAGGAACTACAGAGACCTGTTTGCCTTTTATCATCACCTGCTGCGCAGCGGTGCACACTAAGCGG CCTCCTTCTCAGACAGCGATGAGTTCGGAGAAGCCAAACTTTCTATCACAGCCCGTCGTGAAGAGCGTTTTCATGTTCCGCAATGGTGATCCTTACTACGAGGCTCGGCGGATTGTGATAAACCAAAAGAGGGTGTCCAACTTTGAGACTTTGCTGAGAGAGGTGACCGGCGGGGTACAAGCACCGTTTGGAGCGGTGAGAAACATCTACACGCCGAGAGGAGGCCATAAAGTAGACTGCTTGGAGAGTCTGAAGAGCGGGGAGCAGTACGTCGCTGCTGGGAGGGAGAAATTCAAACGGCTGGA ttACCAACAAATTGGCTCaagaaggaagaggatgatgCAGACCCTTCCAATGCAG GCCAAACCGCTGCCGCAGAATCGCATCATTGCATCAGCTCGATTCCTCAAACCCATCAAGGAGCCATGTACAATATT tgTGGCAGCAAACGGAGATGTCTTGAACCCCACCATGAGGCTTTTGATCCACCAGAGGATGCTTGGCCAGTTTGACAGAATATTAGAGATGATCACAGAGAAGATGGGTTTGAGAGTCCTGGGCGGTGTCCGAAG TCTCTACACCTATGAAGGCCACCAGGTGACTGATGGGAACCAGCTGGAGAGTGGTCAGCTTTATGTGGCTGTAGGAAGAGAAAAGTTTAAGAAGCTGCCCTACAGTGACCTGCTCTTCACCAAACCCAGAGGGATACGGAGGGTCAATgg AATGAAAGCTTACTCTCTGCCACCTATCTACAGGTTCTCCAAGCAGAATGGAAAT GGTAAGTCGACGATCCGTAGCAGCGATAGTGCAGATGGAGACTCCAAGGACTCTCCTCCGCGCCATAATGGCAGCAACAAGGAGCATCTGTCCTCCATCGTCAGAGAGATCTCTCAGGCCAGACTCATCTCCCTCCGGAAGAAGAAGAGTGGACAAAGCATGACCCTCAGCATCTCTGATAATG CTGACTCTGAATCAAAGGCTGATGATGGAAATACTGAGGACAAAACCCCTCAAGACCAGCTGGCCGAAGCG AAACCTGCAGATGATGATACAAAAGCTGCAGAGGAGAGCGGTGAAAAGGCAGAAGAGAgtgaggaggctgctgctgaacacacaACAGAAGACGCTTCCactaaaaaagaggaaaaggaggaaaaccAGGAGACAAATGGTGAAGAAGAGGTaggggaagagaagaaggaaagtgATGAGCAAAATGCTGTTAAACAGGGGGAGGCAGTAGCAGGAtctgaggagaaggaagaggaggtagaaggagaagtgaaagaggaggTTAGGAGTGAGGAGCAGGGGTCCAGCAGTAGTAATGGTGATAAGATCCAGGACAGTATAGAGAAAGAGGATGGAAGCCATACCTCTTCTGAGCATGAAAAGGATGAGcaagagaaaaatacagaggaagagaagcaaGATAAAGACAGCGGAAGGACGGAGAAAAGCAGTGAGGAGCAAGTtaatgatggagaggagggtgagaaacagaaagagacagaaaacagcaacgACCAAGAGAAGACTCAGTCAGATAACGAGACAAAAGAGAACAATAACAGCAGGAGCAGTAGTAGCAACAGTTACCAGGAAGAAGAtctaagcaaaacaaaagagggagCTACCAAAGAgtcagaagaagaggagaaaaatgtgaatgGAGAGGTCAGTGGAGAAGATGATGAGGTGGAAAGTGAAGCAGAGCTGGACATGGAGGAGGAAAATTCAGCCAGTCAAAAAGATGCCACAGTGAATGGAGATAAAGGGGAGGATGGAGATTCAGACAGTCAAGATAAAAGCAAGAAAGAGTCGGATtag
- the LOC124065109 gene encoding doublecortin domain-containing protein 2-like isoform X2, translating into MPPSQTAMSSEKPNFLSQPVVKSVFMFRNGDPYYEARRIVINQKRVSNFETLLREVTGGVQAPFGAVRNIYTPRGGHKVDCLESLKSGEQYVAAGREKFKRLDYQQIGSRRKRMMQTLPMQAKPLPQNRIIASARFLKPIKEPCTIFVAANGDVLNPTMRLLIHQRMLGQFDRILEMITEKMGLRVLGGVRSLYTYEGHQVTDGNQLESGQLYVAVGREKFKKLPYSDLLFTKPRGIRRVNGMKAYSLPPIYRFSKQNGNGKSTIRSSDSADGDSKDSPPRHNGSNKEHLSSIVREISQARLISLRKKKSGQSMTLSISDNADSESKADDGNTEDKTPQDQLAEAKPADDDTKAAEESCEKAEESEEAAAEHTTEDTSTKKEEKEENQETNGEEEKPADDDTKAAEESGEKAEESEEAAAEHTTEDASTKKEEKEENQETNGEEEVGEEKKESDEQNAVKQGEAVAGSEEKEEEVEGEVKEEVRSEEQGSSSSNGDKIQDSIEKEDGSHTSSEHEKDEQEKNTEEEKQDKDSGRTEKSSEEQVNDGEEGEKQKETENSNDQEKTQSDNETKENNNSRSSSSNSYQEEDLSKTKEGATKESEEEEKNVNGEVSGEDDEVESEAELDMEEENSASQKDATVNGDKGEDGDSDSQDKSKKESD; encoded by the exons ATG CCTCCTTCTCAGACAGCGATGAGTTCGGAGAAGCCAAACTTTCTATCACAGCCCGTCGTGAAGAGCGTTTTCATGTTCCGCAATGGTGATCCTTACTACGAGGCTCGGCGGATTGTGATAAACCAAAAGAGGGTGTCCAACTTTGAGACTTTGCTGAGAGAGGTGACCGGCGGGGTACAAGCACCGTTTGGAGCGGTGAGAAACATCTACACGCCGAGAGGAGGCCATAAAGTAGACTGCTTGGAGAGTCTGAAGAGCGGGGAGCAGTACGTCGCTGCTGGGAGGGAGAAATTCAAACGGCTGGA ttACCAACAAATTGGCTCaagaaggaagaggatgatgCAGACCCTTCCAATGCAG GCCAAACCGCTGCCGCAGAATCGCATCATTGCATCAGCTCGATTCCTCAAACCCATCAAGGAGCCATGTACAATATT tgTGGCAGCAAACGGAGATGTCTTGAACCCCACCATGAGGCTTTTGATCCACCAGAGGATGCTTGGCCAGTTTGACAGAATATTAGAGATGATCACAGAGAAGATGGGTTTGAGAGTCCTGGGCGGTGTCCGAAG TCTCTACACCTATGAAGGCCACCAGGTGACTGATGGGAACCAGCTGGAGAGTGGTCAGCTTTATGTGGCTGTAGGAAGAGAAAAGTTTAAGAAGCTGCCCTACAGTGACCTGCTCTTCACCAAACCCAGAGGGATACGGAGGGTCAATgg AATGAAAGCTTACTCTCTGCCACCTATCTACAGGTTCTCCAAGCAGAATGGAAAT GGTAAGTCGACGATCCGTAGCAGCGATAGTGCAGATGGAGACTCCAAGGACTCTCCTCCGCGCCATAATGGCAGCAACAAGGAGCATCTGTCCTCCATCGTCAGAGAGATCTCTCAGGCCAGACTCATCTCCCTCCGGAAGAAGAAGAGTGGACAAAGCATGACCCTCAGCATCTCTGATAATG CTGACTCTGAATCAAAGGCTGATGATGGAAATACTGAGGACAAAACCCCTCAAGACCAGCTGGCCGAAGCG AAACCTGCAGATGATGATACAAAAGCTGCAGAGGAGAGCTGTGAAAAGGCAGAAGAGAgtgaggaggctgctgctgaacacacaACAGAAGACACTTCCactaaaaaagaggaaaaggaggaaaaccAGGAGACAAATGGTGAAGAAGAG AAACCTGCAGATGATGATACAAAAGCTGCAGAGGAGAGCGGTGAAAAGGCAGAAGAGAgtgaggaggctgctgctgaacacacaACAGAAGACGCTTCCactaaaaaagaggaaaaggaggaaaaccAGGAGACAAATGGTGAAGAAGAGGTaggggaagagaagaaggaaagtgATGAGCAAAATGCTGTTAAACAGGGGGAGGCAGTAGCAGGAtctgaggagaaggaagaggaggtagaaggagaagtgaaagaggaggTTAGGAGTGAGGAGCAGGGGTCCAGCAGTAGTAATGGTGATAAGATCCAGGACAGTATAGAGAAAGAGGATGGAAGCCATACCTCTTCTGAGCATGAAAAGGATGAGcaagagaaaaatacagaggaagagaagcaaGATAAAGACAGCGGAAGGACGGAGAAAAGCAGTGAGGAGCAAGTtaatgatggagaggagggtgagaaacagaaagagacagaaaacagcaacgACCAAGAGAAGACTCAGTCAGATAACGAGACAAAAGAGAACAATAACAGCAGGAGCAGTAGTAGCAACAGTTACCAGGAAGAAGAtctaagcaaaacaaaagagggagCTACCAAAGAgtcagaagaagaggagaaaaatgtgaatgGAGAGGTCAGTGGAGAAGATGATGAGGTGGAAAGTGAAGCAGAGCTGGACATGGAGGAGGAAAATTCAGCCAGTCAAAAAGATGCCACAGTGAATGGAGATAAAGGGGAGGATGGAGATTCAGACAGTCAAGATAAAAGCAAGAAAGAGTCGGATtag
- the LOC124065109 gene encoding doublecortin domain-containing protein 2-like isoform X3 gives MSSEKPNFLSQPVVKSVFMFRNGDPYYEARRIVINQKRVSNFETLLREVTGGVQAPFGAVRNIYTPRGGHKVDCLESLKSGEQYVAAGREKFKRLDYQQIGSRRKRMMQTLPMQAKPLPQNRIIASARFLKPIKEPCTIFVAANGDVLNPTMRLLIHQRMLGQFDRILEMITEKMGLRVLGGVRSLYTYEGHQVTDGNQLESGQLYVAVGREKFKKLPYSDLLFTKPRGIRRVNGMKAYSLPPIYRFSKQNGNGKSTIRSSDSADGDSKDSPPRHNGSNKEHLSSIVREISQARLISLRKKKSGQSMTLSISDNADSESKADDGNTEDKTPQDQLAEAKPADDDTKAAEESCEKAEESEEAAAEHTTEDTSTKKEEKEENQETNGEEEKPADDDTKAAEESGEKAEESEEAAAEHTTEDASTKKEEKEENQETNGEEEVGEEKKESDEQNAVKQGEAVAGSEEKEEEVEGEVKEEVRSEEQGSSSSNGDKIQDSIEKEDGSHTSSEHEKDEQEKNTEEEKQDKDSGRTEKSSEEQVNDGEEGEKQKETENSNDQEKTQSDNETKENNNSRSSSSNSYQEEDLSKTKEGATKESEEEEKNVNGEVSGEDDEVESEAELDMEEENSASQKDATVNGDKGEDGDSDSQDKSKKESD, from the exons ATGAGTTCGGAGAAGCCAAACTTTCTATCACAGCCCGTCGTGAAGAGCGTTTTCATGTTCCGCAATGGTGATCCTTACTACGAGGCTCGGCGGATTGTGATAAACCAAAAGAGGGTGTCCAACTTTGAGACTTTGCTGAGAGAGGTGACCGGCGGGGTACAAGCACCGTTTGGAGCGGTGAGAAACATCTACACGCCGAGAGGAGGCCATAAAGTAGACTGCTTGGAGAGTCTGAAGAGCGGGGAGCAGTACGTCGCTGCTGGGAGGGAGAAATTCAAACGGCTGGA ttACCAACAAATTGGCTCaagaaggaagaggatgatgCAGACCCTTCCAATGCAG GCCAAACCGCTGCCGCAGAATCGCATCATTGCATCAGCTCGATTCCTCAAACCCATCAAGGAGCCATGTACAATATT tgTGGCAGCAAACGGAGATGTCTTGAACCCCACCATGAGGCTTTTGATCCACCAGAGGATGCTTGGCCAGTTTGACAGAATATTAGAGATGATCACAGAGAAGATGGGTTTGAGAGTCCTGGGCGGTGTCCGAAG TCTCTACACCTATGAAGGCCACCAGGTGACTGATGGGAACCAGCTGGAGAGTGGTCAGCTTTATGTGGCTGTAGGAAGAGAAAAGTTTAAGAAGCTGCCCTACAGTGACCTGCTCTTCACCAAACCCAGAGGGATACGGAGGGTCAATgg AATGAAAGCTTACTCTCTGCCACCTATCTACAGGTTCTCCAAGCAGAATGGAAAT GGTAAGTCGACGATCCGTAGCAGCGATAGTGCAGATGGAGACTCCAAGGACTCTCCTCCGCGCCATAATGGCAGCAACAAGGAGCATCTGTCCTCCATCGTCAGAGAGATCTCTCAGGCCAGACTCATCTCCCTCCGGAAGAAGAAGAGTGGACAAAGCATGACCCTCAGCATCTCTGATAATG CTGACTCTGAATCAAAGGCTGATGATGGAAATACTGAGGACAAAACCCCTCAAGACCAGCTGGCCGAAGCG AAACCTGCAGATGATGATACAAAAGCTGCAGAGGAGAGCTGTGAAAAGGCAGAAGAGAgtgaggaggctgctgctgaacacacaACAGAAGACACTTCCactaaaaaagaggaaaaggaggaaaaccAGGAGACAAATGGTGAAGAAGAG AAACCTGCAGATGATGATACAAAAGCTGCAGAGGAGAGCGGTGAAAAGGCAGAAGAGAgtgaggaggctgctgctgaacacacaACAGAAGACGCTTCCactaaaaaagaggaaaaggaggaaaaccAGGAGACAAATGGTGAAGAAGAGGTaggggaagagaagaaggaaagtgATGAGCAAAATGCTGTTAAACAGGGGGAGGCAGTAGCAGGAtctgaggagaaggaagaggaggtagaaggagaagtgaaagaggaggTTAGGAGTGAGGAGCAGGGGTCCAGCAGTAGTAATGGTGATAAGATCCAGGACAGTATAGAGAAAGAGGATGGAAGCCATACCTCTTCTGAGCATGAAAAGGATGAGcaagagaaaaatacagaggaagagaagcaaGATAAAGACAGCGGAAGGACGGAGAAAAGCAGTGAGGAGCAAGTtaatgatggagaggagggtgagaaacagaaagagacagaaaacagcaacgACCAAGAGAAGACTCAGTCAGATAACGAGACAAAAGAGAACAATAACAGCAGGAGCAGTAGTAGCAACAGTTACCAGGAAGAAGAtctaagcaaaacaaaagagggagCTACCAAAGAgtcagaagaagaggagaaaaatgtgaatgGAGAGGTCAGTGGAGAAGATGATGAGGTGGAAAGTGAAGCAGAGCTGGACATGGAGGAGGAAAATTCAGCCAGTCAAAAAGATGCCACAGTGAATGGAGATAAAGGGGAGGATGGAGATTCAGACAGTCAAGATAAAAGCAAGAAAGAGTCGGATtag